In the genome of Streptomyces sp. NBC_00190, one region contains:
- a CDS encoding sensor histidine kinase translates to MTTPHPPAAPAPPLLQRLPRAARAALATCAVAATALLLYAALGSAPVPGDPAGEGAVLAAASLVVAAPLAWARRWPVAVLGTLLVEAVTASALRLRAEQTWPLLAATVLLVAAVAAARPARTALVAALAALAVQETVLQVDFHRDGGWSRVLAPGFLGLTACLALLVLLAWPAGTYVHQRRAYDEALRAHAAEQAVTAERLRIARELHDMVAHGIGVVSIQAGAARRVLDSEPEQARDALTAIESTGRETLRGLRTMLDILRRTDQEPSSEGPEAALGAEPFAGLGDLDRLVAATARAGVRVGLRRTGPSVDDLPEAVDRSAFRIVQESVTNVVRHSAARHCRVTIGRKPHELSVEILDEGGAAKSGTDAGAYTSGYGIQGMRERVALLHGAFHAGPREGGGFRVAARFPLDVDPTKGDEAT, encoded by the coding sequence GTGACCACACCCCACCCGCCCGCCGCGCCCGCGCCGCCCCTGCTGCAACGGCTGCCGCGCGCCGCGCGGGCGGCGCTCGCCACGTGCGCCGTCGCGGCGACGGCGCTGCTGCTGTACGCGGCTCTGGGCAGTGCTCCCGTGCCGGGCGACCCGGCCGGCGAGGGCGCTGTCCTGGCGGCCGCTTCGCTCGTGGTAGCCGCGCCGCTCGCGTGGGCCCGGCGATGGCCCGTCGCTGTGCTCGGGACATTGCTCGTCGAGGCCGTCACGGCATCGGCGCTCCGGCTGCGGGCCGAGCAGACCTGGCCCCTCCTCGCGGCCACCGTCCTGCTCGTCGCCGCAGTCGCGGCCGCCCGCCCCGCGCGCACCGCGCTCGTGGCGGCACTCGCCGCCCTCGCCGTCCAGGAGACCGTCCTGCAAGTTGATTTCCACCGCGACGGCGGATGGTCCCGCGTACTCGCCCCCGGATTCCTCGGGCTGACGGCCTGCCTGGCCCTGCTCGTCCTACTGGCCTGGCCGGCGGGAACGTACGTACACCAGCGGCGCGCGTACGACGAGGCGCTACGGGCGCACGCCGCCGAGCAGGCGGTCACGGCGGAGCGGCTGCGCATCGCCCGCGAACTCCACGACATGGTCGCCCACGGCATCGGCGTCGTCTCCATCCAGGCCGGGGCGGCGAGACGCGTCCTGGACAGCGAGCCGGAGCAGGCGCGGGACGCGCTCACCGCTATCGAATCCACCGGCCGCGAAACGCTGCGCGGCCTGCGTACCATGCTCGACATCCTGCGCCGGACCGATCAGGAACCGTCGTCCGAGGGCCCGGAAGCCGCGCTCGGCGCAGAGCCGTTCGCGGGCCTCGGCGACCTCGACCGCCTGGTCGCGGCAACGGCCCGCGCCGGGGTCCGCGTGGGCCTGCGCCGCACTGGGCCGTCAGTCGACGACCTGCCGGAGGCCGTCGACCGTTCCGCGTTCCGCATCGTCCAGGAGTCGGTGACGAACGTCGTCCGCCACTCGGCCGCCCGGCACTGCCGCGTGACGATCGGCCGGAAGCCGCACGAGCTGTCCGTCGAGATTCTCGACGAAGGCGGGGCCGCGAAGTCCGGCACCGATGCGGGGGCCTACACCAGCGGGTACGGGATCCAGGGCATGAGGGAACGGGTCGCATTGCTGCACGGGGCGTTCCACGCCGGTCCCCGCGAGGGGGGTGGCTTCCGCGTCGCCGCCCGGTTCCCGCTGGACGTCGATCCGACAAAGGGAGATGAGGCCACATGA
- a CDS encoding ATP-binding cassette domain-containing protein: MIEVKGLTKRHDDVLAVDNLSFTVRPGTVTGFLGPNGAGKSSTMRMILGLNRPTAGTATVDGRPFVARQAGLHHVGALLDAGDVHPGHTAAAHCHFVSAAERLPPTHCGRLGSRTGHPLLGRGETFRNRGTAAPGAGQAALAAVVAWPQPGPGRSRLRWIVAYHRS, translated from the coding sequence ATGATCGAAGTCAAGGGACTGACCAAACGCCACGACGACGTCCTCGCCGTCGACAACCTGAGCTTCACCGTGCGGCCCGGCACGGTCACCGGGTTTCTCGGCCCGAACGGAGCCGGCAAAAGCAGCACCATGCGTATGATCCTCGGTCTGAACCGGCCCACAGCCGGTACGGCCACCGTCGACGGGCGCCCGTTCGTCGCCCGACAGGCCGGCCTGCACCACGTCGGTGCGCTGCTGGACGCCGGGGACGTCCACCCCGGCCACACCGCCGCCGCGCATTGCCATTTTGTCAGTGCTGCCGAGCGCTTGCCGCCCACACACTGTGGCCGACTCGGCAGCCGAACGGGGCACCCACTGCTCGGGCGGGGCGAGACCTTCCGGAACCGCGGTACCGCTGCGCCCGGAGCAGGCCAGGCAGCTCTGGCTGCAGTGGTTGCCTGGCCACAACCGGGGCCGGGGCGGTCTCGGTTGCGGTGGATCGTGGCGTATCATCGATCTTGA
- a CDS encoding PPOX class F420-dependent oxidoreductase — protein sequence MPATLSDDLKRIIDDSPVFASIATIQPDGSPQVTVTWLARDGNDLLISTTVGRRKEENLRRDPRITVLINPHDAPYTYAEVRGTAGLTTEGGQDLINQLSRKYTGKDYADFNPRAGDDSERVVIRVTPHKIVGSI from the coding sequence ATGCCCGCTACTCTCTCCGACGACCTGAAGAGGATCATCGACGACTCCCCGGTCTTCGCCTCCATCGCCACGATCCAGCCCGACGGCAGTCCGCAGGTCACCGTCACATGGCTCGCCCGGGACGGCAACGACCTGCTCATCTCCACCACCGTCGGACGCCGCAAGGAAGAAAACCTGCGCCGCGACCCGCGCATCACCGTCCTCATCAACCCCCACGATGCCCCGTACACCTACGCCGAAGTCCGCGGCACCGCAGGCCTCACCACTGAAGGCGGCCAAGACCTGATCAACCAGCTCTCCCGCAAGTACACCGGCAAGGACTACGCCGACTTCAACCCCCGCGCCGGCGACGACAGCGAACGCGTCGTCATCCGCGTCACCCCCCACAAGATCGTCGGCTCCATCTGA